A window of the Rhodoferax sp. GW822-FHT02A01 genome harbors these coding sequences:
- a CDS encoding extracellular solute-binding protein — MAGALALTALFTSTAAQAQQRAICYNCPPEWADWGTQLKTIQARLGIQVPSDNKNSGQSIAAMIAEKANPVNDVVYLGGIAADPARDAGVLMPYKPKGWDKIPASLKDPEGYWFTIHSGTLGLFVNMAALGGKPVPQSWADLLKPEYKGMVGYLDPTSAAVGQLGVMAVNLALGGTYDNLDPGIKYFQALLKNQPIVPKQTSYARVISGEIPILVDYDFNAYRGQYTDNASTRFVIPKEGTVVFPYVMGLTKNAPNADNGRKVLDFVLSAESQTLWGNAYLRPVFPEHLSAEAKARFLPDSEYARAKPVDLKKLAAAQAKIIERYKNEVQ, encoded by the coding sequence ATGGCCGGCGCATTGGCTCTGACTGCGCTGTTCACCAGCACCGCAGCACAGGCCCAGCAACGTGCCATCTGCTACAACTGCCCGCCCGAATGGGCCGACTGGGGCACCCAGCTCAAGACCATCCAAGCTCGCCTGGGTATCCAGGTGCCGTCGGACAACAAGAACTCCGGCCAATCCATCGCCGCCATGATTGCGGAGAAGGCCAACCCGGTAAATGACGTGGTCTACCTGGGTGGCATTGCGGCCGACCCGGCGCGTGACGCCGGTGTGCTCATGCCCTACAAGCCCAAGGGCTGGGACAAGATCCCCGCCAGCCTGAAAGACCCGGAAGGCTATTGGTTCACCATCCACTCCGGCACCCTGGGCCTGTTCGTCAACATGGCAGCACTGGGCGGCAAACCCGTGCCGCAAAGCTGGGCCGACCTGCTCAAACCCGAATACAAAGGCATGGTGGGTTACCTGGACCCCACCTCCGCTGCGGTAGGTCAGTTGGGTGTGATGGCCGTCAACCTGGCACTGGGTGGAACCTATGACAACCTGGACCCCGGCATCAAGTACTTTCAGGCGCTGCTGAAGAACCAGCCTATTGTTCCCAAGCAGACCTCCTATGCGCGCGTCATCTCCGGTGAAATCCCCATCCTCGTCGACTACGACTTCAACGCGTACCGCGGCCAGTACACCGACAACGCATCCACCCGCTTTGTGATTCCCAAGGAGGGAACCGTGGTGTTCCCCTACGTCATGGGCCTGACCAAGAATGCCCCCAACGCCGACAACGGCCGCAAGGTGCTGGACTTCGTGCTCTCGGCTGAAAGCCAGACCTTGTGGGGCAACGCCTATCTGCGCCCGGTGTTTCCGGAGCACCTTTCGGCTGAAGCGAAGGCTCGCTTCCTGCCGGACAGCGAATACGCACGCGCCAAGCCGGTGGACCTGAAGAAGCTCGCCGCAGCGCAGGCCAAGATCATAGAGCGCTACAAGAACGAAGTGCAGTAA
- a CDS encoding AraC family transcriptional regulator has protein sequence MDLLTDLFRQAGLRRRLLNQRRIRPHTALQFPCDRSVGLHVVTDGTIYLHAPSMAEPMRLEVGDIAVMARGCTHSISADASLQDAKVVALADTWQMASLQPATKAIPNAVISGAYQFWHTPLHPLFQEMPAWFVLRAQDGPCSSALTHSMQLLEQEISLHELGSESIVYGLLDVIFVLLMREIVARQSQAQPGWSHSIQDPQVLRAVQAMHADCAHQWTLEELAARAGLSRTSLAERFRKSMGNTPLNYLRTVRMQKAMSVLSESERSLEQIAQEVGYQDAFSFSKVFKRTVGVAPREFRRQDTQDKGLAWRIG, from the coding sequence ATGGACCTTTTGACCGACCTCTTTCGCCAGGCGGGTCTGCGCCGCAGACTGCTCAACCAGCGCCGCATACGGCCGCACACCGCCCTGCAGTTTCCCTGTGACCGCAGCGTGGGTTTGCATGTGGTCACCGACGGCACCATCTATCTGCATGCCCCTTCGATGGCGGAGCCCATGCGGCTGGAAGTGGGGGACATCGCCGTCATGGCGCGCGGGTGCACGCACAGCATCAGCGCGGACGCCAGCCTGCAGGACGCCAAGGTCGTGGCGCTGGCCGATACCTGGCAAATGGCGAGCTTGCAGCCGGCAACAAAGGCGATTCCCAACGCCGTCATCAGTGGTGCCTACCAGTTCTGGCACACGCCGCTGCACCCGCTCTTTCAGGAAATGCCCGCCTGGTTCGTGCTGCGTGCCCAGGACGGCCCCTGCTCCAGCGCGCTGACGCACAGCATGCAACTGCTGGAGCAGGAAATATCCCTGCACGAACTGGGTAGCGAGTCCATCGTCTACGGCTTGCTGGACGTGATCTTCGTGCTGCTGATGCGCGAGATCGTGGCACGCCAAAGCCAGGCACAGCCCGGCTGGAGCCACTCCATCCAAGACCCACAGGTGCTTCGCGCCGTGCAGGCCATGCACGCGGATTGCGCACACCAGTGGACGCTGGAAGAGCTGGCGGCCCGAGCCGGGCTCTCACGCACCAGCCTGGCCGAGCGCTTTCGCAAGAGCATGGGCAACACGCCGCTGAACTACCTGCGCACGGTGCGCATGCAAAAAGCCATGAGTGTGCTCAGCGAATCCGAACGCTCGCTAGAACAGATTGCGCAGGAAGTCGGCTACCAGGACGCGTTCAGTTTCTCCAAGGTCTTCAAGCGCACCGTGGGTGTGGCGCCGCGCGAGTTCCGCCGCCAGGACACGCAGGACAAGGGCCTGGCGTGGCGGATTGGCTGA
- a CDS encoding phosphodiesterase, with protein MLIAHISDTHIKTPGKKAYGRVDTAQMLQRCVQHLLQLRPQPDLVVLTGDLVDLGRPEEYAHLQQLLSPLHLPLVVVPGNHDARDAMRQVFAHHRYLPATGFLHFSLDNTYPLRIIGLDTLVPFEGRGELCAERLAWLETTLAQAPEQPTLVLMHHPPFLTGIAHMDALGLTGREAFASILARHPQVQAVLCGHLHRHIHTRVGGHSAMTAPSPAHQVVLDLDPQGPSQFCMEPPGYLLHRWLDGQFLSHSVVLGEHEGPYPFHDASGQLIDE; from the coding sequence ATGCTGATCGCCCACATCAGTGACACCCACATCAAGACGCCTGGCAAGAAAGCCTATGGCCGGGTGGATACCGCGCAGATGCTGCAACGCTGCGTGCAGCATCTGCTGCAACTGCGGCCGCAGCCAGATCTGGTGGTGCTGACCGGTGACTTGGTGGACCTGGGCCGGCCCGAGGAGTACGCCCACCTGCAGCAGTTGCTCTCTCCGCTGCACCTTCCGCTGGTGGTGGTGCCGGGCAACCACGATGCGCGTGACGCCATGCGACAGGTCTTTGCCCACCACCGCTATCTGCCGGCGACCGGGTTCCTGCATTTCAGCCTGGATAACACCTACCCCTTGCGCATCATCGGGCTCGATACGCTGGTGCCATTTGAGGGACGCGGTGAGCTGTGTGCCGAGCGACTCGCGTGGCTGGAAACCACGCTGGCACAGGCACCGGAGCAGCCCACGCTGGTCCTGATGCACCACCCGCCGTTCCTCACCGGCATTGCCCATATGGACGCCCTGGGTCTCACGGGTCGGGAAGCGTTTGCCTCCATCCTGGCGCGCCACCCGCAGGTACAGGCCGTTCTATGCGGGCATTTGCACCGCCACATCCATACCCGCGTGGGCGGCCACAGCGCCATGACTGCCCCCAGCCCGGCCCACCAGGTGGTGCTGGACCTGGACCCGCAAGGGCCCAGCCAGTTCTGCATGGAACCACCCGGCTACCTGCTGCACCGCTGGCTGGACGGGCAGTTCCTCAGCCACAGCGTGGTGCTGGGAGAACACGAAGGCCCCTACCCGTTCCACGATGCCAGCGGGCAACTCATAGACGAGTAG
- a CDS encoding DeoR/GlpR family DNA-binding transcription regulator, which produces MNTESGEVNDWMLSSEDRASQIVSLVNEQGFQSIEALSARFGVSTQTIRRDVNALCDKGLCRRRHGGIDLLPDGENVAYLARRVLNQEAKAAIARCVAALVPEGASLFFGIGTTPEQCAHALADRTRLRVMTNNLNVAAALVRNTSCEITIAGGRLRNLDNDVVAGEAHTFFSHYHVDIGIFGVGGVAEDGSLLDFSPDEVHMRQQLVKHCRQRFLVLDHTKFGRAATVRGGHITEVSHVFTDQPVPDAIADMLQQAHVHLSTANGDSPVSLTPL; this is translated from the coding sequence ATGAACACAGAGTCGGGCGAAGTGAACGACTGGATGCTATCCAGCGAAGACCGCGCAAGCCAGATCGTCAGCCTCGTCAATGAGCAGGGCTTCCAGTCGATAGAAGCCTTGTCGGCACGCTTTGGTGTCAGCACGCAAACCATTCGCAGGGACGTCAATGCCTTGTGCGACAAAGGGCTTTGCCGTCGTCGCCATGGCGGCATCGATCTGCTGCCCGATGGCGAGAACGTTGCCTACCTGGCTCGGCGTGTATTGAACCAGGAAGCCAAGGCCGCCATTGCCCGATGTGTTGCAGCCCTGGTGCCCGAAGGTGCTTCGCTGTTCTTCGGCATCGGTACCACACCGGAACAATGTGCCCATGCACTGGCAGACCGCACACGGCTGCGCGTGATGACCAACAACCTCAACGTGGCAGCGGCGCTGGTTCGCAACACCAGTTGCGAAATCACCATTGCGGGCGGGCGCCTGCGCAACCTGGACAACGATGTGGTGGCTGGTGAAGCCCACACCTTCTTCTCGCACTACCACGTGGACATCGGCATCTTCGGTGTCGGCGGCGTGGCCGAGGACGGTAGCCTGCTCGACTTCAGCCCGGACGAAGTGCATATGCGCCAGCAATTGGTCAAGCATTGCAGGCAACGATTCCTGGTGCTGGACCACACCAAGTTTGGTCGCGCAGCCACGGTACGCGGCGGCCACATCACCGAAGTCAGCCATGTGTTCACCGACCAGCCGGTGCCCGATGCCATCGCCGACATGCTGCAACAGGCCCATGTTCATTTGAGCACTGCCAATGGCGATTCCCCCGTTTCACTTACCCCCCTCTGA
- a CDS encoding SDR family oxidoreductase yields the protein MAKTLVIGANGTVGTELVKLLIAQGHDVRKATSKAVKDPARDVHLNLVSGEGLAQAFAGVSKVFLLCPPGYTNHDELLKPAIDAAKAQGVQKLVLMTAMGANADESAPLRKAEVHLQNSGLAYNIIRPNWFMQNFNTFWIQGILEHGKIFLPLGASKGSFIDARDIAAVAAQLLSKDDFNNRDFDLTGSVALDHDEVAKILSAATGRTITYEDIPPDVLLGGLLQAGLPKPYAEFLLLILSYFKAGYSERTTDAVQTILGRAPGTLEQYARDYRSAWVTAS from the coding sequence ATGGCTAAAACACTTGTCATCGGTGCAAACGGCACCGTAGGTACCGAGCTGGTCAAGCTGCTCATCGCACAGGGGCACGATGTGCGCAAAGCCACCAGCAAGGCGGTGAAGGACCCGGCGCGTGACGTGCATTTGAATCTGGTGAGCGGCGAAGGTCTGGCCCAGGCATTTGCCGGTGTGAGCAAGGTTTTCTTGCTGTGCCCTCCGGGCTATACCAACCATGACGAGCTGCTCAAGCCCGCCATTGATGCGGCCAAGGCCCAAGGTGTGCAGAAGTTGGTGCTGATGACCGCTATGGGTGCCAATGCCGATGAGTCCGCACCGCTGCGCAAGGCCGAAGTGCATCTGCAGAACTCGGGCCTGGCGTACAACATCATCCGCCCCAACTGGTTCATGCAGAACTTCAACACTTTCTGGATCCAGGGCATTCTGGAACACGGCAAGATCTTCCTGCCGCTGGGCGCTTCCAAGGGCAGCTTCATTGACGCACGTGACATTGCCGCCGTAGCAGCCCAGTTGCTGAGCAAGGACGATTTCAACAACCGCGACTTCGATCTGACCGGCAGCGTGGCACTGGACCATGATGAAGTGGCCAAGATCCTGTCTGCCGCCACTGGCCGCACCATCACCTACGAAGACATTCCGCCCGACGTGTTGCTGGGCGGCTTGCTGCAAGCCGGCTTGCCCAAGCCCTACGCCGAGTTTCTGCTGTTGATCCTGAGCTACTTCAAGGCAGGCTATTCCGAGCGCACCACCGATGCGGTGCAGACCATTCTGGGCCGCGCGCCCGGCACGCTGGAACAGTACGCACGCGACTACCGCTCCGCCTGGGTCACCGCATCCTGA
- a CDS encoding ABC transporter ATP-binding protein: protein MAFLEISNIQKRFGEQTAVHDFSISIDKGEFITFLGPSGCGKTTILRMLAGFESPSVGSIVFDGKDVTHVPTNQRNVGMVFQSYALFPNMTVAENIGFGLKVANAGKSEIDARVKEMLKLIKLDALADRYPWQMSGGQQQRVALARAIANKPKVLLLDEPLSALDAKIRISLREEIRELQRELNITTVFVTHDQEEALSISDRIVVLSEGRVEQIGTPSEIYNFPRTRFVASFIGTLNQLSGEVVDTAKGEIRVGGLTLVTSNPLDNLKNGQKCTLAIRPEAITLDEGGNGKNAVQTVVDDVGFLGSIVRIRTHLGNEVLSMDVFNDPNQKLPARGDKVTLSFAFENLLVLA, encoded by the coding sequence ATGGCATTCCTGGAAATTTCGAATATTCAAAAACGCTTTGGCGAACAGACCGCCGTGCACGACTTCTCCATCTCGATCGACAAGGGAGAGTTCATCACCTTCCTGGGCCCATCGGGATGCGGCAAGACCACCATCCTGCGCATGCTCGCCGGATTTGAATCGCCCTCGGTCGGCAGCATTGTGTTTGACGGCAAGGACGTCACCCATGTGCCGACCAACCAGCGCAACGTCGGCATGGTGTTCCAGTCGTATGCGCTGTTTCCCAACATGACGGTGGCCGAGAACATCGGCTTCGGTCTGAAGGTGGCCAATGCTGGCAAGAGCGAGATCGATGCGCGCGTCAAGGAGATGCTCAAGCTGATCAAGCTGGATGCGCTGGCCGACCGCTACCCCTGGCAGATGTCGGGTGGACAGCAGCAGCGTGTGGCCCTGGCCCGCGCCATTGCCAACAAGCCCAAGGTACTGCTGCTCGATGAACCGCTGTCCGCGCTGGACGCAAAGATCCGCATCTCCCTGCGCGAGGAAATCCGCGAGCTGCAACGCGAGCTCAACATCACCACCGTGTTCGTGACGCATGACCAGGAAGAGGCCTTGTCCATCTCGGACCGCATCGTGGTGCTGAGCGAAGGCCGGGTTGAACAGATTGGCACGCCCTCGGAGATCTACAACTTTCCACGCACCCGCTTTGTGGCTTCGTTCATCGGCACGCTCAACCAGCTTTCCGGCGAAGTGGTGGATACCGCCAAAGGAGAAATCCGCGTGGGCGGTTTGACGCTGGTGACATCCAACCCGCTGGACAACCTGAAGAACGGCCAGAAATGCACCCTGGCCATACGCCCGGAAGCCATCACCCTGGACGAAGGCGGCAACGGCAAGAATGCAGTGCAGACGGTGGTGGACGACGTGGGCTTTCTGGGCTCCATCGTGCGCATCCGCACGCACCTGGGCAATGAAGTCCTTTCCATGGACGTATTCAACGACCCCAACCAGAAGTTGCCCGCGCGCGGCGACAAGGTGACGCTGAGTTTTGCTTTTGAGAATCTGCTGGTACTTGCGTAA
- a CDS encoding ABC transporter ATP-binding protein: MNTPALPPLSIELKACAKTFANGTRVLEPLDLHIAAGETVVLLGPSGCGKTTTLRLIAGLEQPDAGGRVLFDGTDVTAQGIEKRNVGMVFQSYALFPNMSVADNIGYGLRIRKTPPAQLRARVQEMLDLMRISALADRSIDQLSGGQRQRVALARALAVRPRALLLDEPLTALDAQLRETLRVEINMLLRNLGITTVYVTHDQSEAMALGDRIIVMSHGRVEQAGTPRAIYQKPASPFVADFIGTMNRVQGRYDPEGFACTGGLLRWQGGPTPAKEMMFRPEDVQLTSPDAQPDLHGTVAAAFFLGDRTRLIVNVGATAPLVMDGPARCDAQVGQEVGLRVDPHGLLPVQERAPC; the protein is encoded by the coding sequence ATGAACACGCCCGCGCTCCCTCCCCTATCGATAGAACTCAAGGCCTGTGCCAAGACCTTTGCCAACGGAACCCGTGTGCTGGAGCCGCTGGACCTGCACATCGCGGCAGGCGAGACCGTGGTCCTGCTGGGCCCATCCGGTTGTGGCAAGACCACCACGCTGCGCCTGATTGCCGGGCTGGAACAGCCCGATGCCGGTGGCCGGGTGCTGTTTGATGGCACCGATGTCACCGCACAAGGCATTGAAAAACGCAACGTGGGCATGGTGTTCCAGTCCTATGCCCTGTTTCCCAACATGAGCGTGGCCGACAACATCGGCTATGGCTTGCGCATCCGCAAGACACCGCCCGCACAACTGCGTGCGCGCGTACAGGAGATGCTGGATCTGATGCGCATCAGTGCGCTGGCCGACCGGTCCATTGACCAGCTCTCCGGCGGCCAGCGTCAGCGCGTGGCCCTGGCGCGTGCACTGGCCGTGCGCCCGCGCGCGCTGTTGCTGGACGAGCCGCTGACCGCTCTGGACGCCCAGCTGCGCGAGACCCTGCGCGTGGAGATCAACATGCTGCTGCGCAACCTGGGCATCACCACGGTGTACGTTACGCACGACCAGAGCGAGGCCATGGCTCTGGGTGACCGCATCATCGTCATGTCCCACGGCCGCGTGGAGCAGGCCGGTACGCCGCGCGCCATCTACCAGAAGCCGGCCTCACCCTTTGTGGCCGACTTCATAGGCACCATGAACCGCGTGCAGGGCCGCTACGACCCGGAGGGGTTTGCCTGCACCGGTGGCTTGCTGCGCTGGCAAGGTGGCCCGACGCCAGCAAAGGAAATGATGTTCCGCCCCGAGGATGTGCAACTCACAAGCCCCGACGCCCAGCCGGACCTGCACGGCACGGTGGCCGCGGCCTTCTTCCTAGGAGACCGTACGCGCCTGATCGTCAACGTGGGCGCCACAGCGCCCCTGGTCATGGACGGCCCGGCGCGCTGTGATGCGCAGGTTGGCCAAGAGGTTGGATTGCGCGTGGACCCGCATGGTCTGCTGCCGGTACAGGAGCGCGCACCATGCTGA
- a CDS encoding ABC transporter permease subunit — MQTKKFLFVLQLAFTLLVCAFLIVPVVLSMLAGVTTNYIAGLQSGLTTRWLFEVWDGYRDTLFRSIGIALACLVITLLLGVPAAYALARMRNRLARWVEELLVLPVAVPGLATALALIATYGGWGSFRTSWVFILIGHVLFTLPFMVRSVLAVLLAIDLKTLEEGAASLGASFRQRFFDLVLPNCRNGILAGALMVVTLSMGEFNMTWLLHTPLTKTLPVGLADAYASLRLEIGSAYTLIFFLMIVPLLWAMQTLARPTKRRFDDTSPTDTPLNRTR, encoded by the coding sequence ATGCAAACCAAAAAATTCCTGTTCGTGCTACAGCTGGCGTTCACGCTGCTGGTGTGCGCCTTTCTCATCGTGCCGGTGGTGCTGTCCATGCTGGCCGGGGTAACGACCAACTACATCGCGGGCCTGCAAAGCGGTCTCACCACACGCTGGCTGTTCGAGGTGTGGGATGGCTACCGCGACACCCTGTTCCGCTCCATCGGCATCGCGCTGGCCTGTCTGGTCATCACCCTGCTGCTGGGCGTGCCCGCTGCCTACGCGCTGGCACGCATGCGCAACCGCCTGGCCCGCTGGGTGGAAGAGTTGCTGGTGCTGCCAGTGGCCGTGCCCGGCCTGGCCACGGCGCTGGCGCTGATTGCCACCTATGGCGGCTGGGGCAGCTTTCGCACATCCTGGGTCTTCATCCTGATCGGCCATGTGCTGTTCACCTTGCCGTTCATGGTGCGCTCAGTGCTGGCGGTGCTGCTGGCCATTGACCTCAAGACGCTGGAAGAAGGCGCGGCCTCATTGGGTGCCAGTTTTCGCCAACGCTTCTTTGACCTGGTGCTGCCCAACTGCCGCAACGGCATCCTGGCCGGTGCACTGATGGTGGTGACCTTGTCCATGGGCGAGTTCAACATGACCTGGCTCTTGCACACCCCACTCACCAAGACCTTGCCGGTGGGACTGGCCGATGCGTACGCCTCGCTGCGGCTTGAAATCGGCAGCGCCTACACCCTGATTTTCTTTCTGATGATTGTTCCCCTGCTATGGGCCATGCAAACCCTTGCGCGCCCCACCAAGCGCCGCTTTGACGACACGTCCCCCACCGACACCCCACTGAACCGCACCCGATGA
- a CDS encoding response regulator transcription factor — translation MRQKVTILVLDDHPVVRQGVVAMIQAYGEGFHVVGEACSPDEGLAKAAALRPDVVVTDLIFNGSSRNGIDVIRELQMQGVPSRCVLITANMQGHYMVEAFKAGAKAFLYKESDAREYVKAIEAAFEGMTYFPPELPQELDRWSRLPRLTPSEERLMPYVAKGLTSKEIAREYNHLDSPKVIEPRTIDQHKSNIKQKFAIDSMGGLVAFAIKYCDDNNLDYRNLQIQAKRSLLGF, via the coding sequence ATGCGACAGAAAGTCACGATTCTTGTTCTCGATGACCATCCGGTGGTGCGCCAGGGAGTGGTGGCCATGATCCAGGCCTATGGCGAAGGTTTCCATGTGGTGGGTGAAGCCTGCAGCCCGGATGAAGGCTTGGCCAAAGCCGCGGCCTTGCGTCCGGACGTGGTGGTGACGGATCTCATATTCAACGGCAGCTCGCGCAATGGCATCGACGTGATCCGGGAGTTGCAGATGCAGGGCGTTCCTTCACGCTGCGTGCTCATCACCGCCAACATGCAGGGGCACTACATGGTGGAGGCTTTCAAGGCGGGCGCCAAGGCATTCCTGTACAAGGAGTCGGATGCGCGCGAATATGTGAAGGCCATAGAGGCAGCGTTTGAAGGCATGACCTATTTTCCGCCCGAGCTGCCCCAGGAGCTGGACCGCTGGAGCCGCCTGCCGCGCCTCACGCCCAGCGAGGAGCGCCTGATGCCCTATGTGGCCAAGGGCCTGACCTCCAAGGAAATTGCACGCGAGTACAACCACCTGGACAGCCCCAAGGTGATAGAGCCGCGCACCATTGACCAGCACAAGAGCAACATCAAGCAGAAGTTTGCCATCGACAGCATGGGCGGCCTGGTGGCGTTTGCCATCAAATACTGCGATGACAACAACCTGGACTACAGGAACCTGCAGATCCAGGCCAAGCGTTCGCTGCTGGGTTTTTGA
- a CDS encoding response regulator transcription factor produces the protein MKAISPSDHDATPVRLLLVDVHAISRASSRTLLDALADFEVVGETSEHQEALELVAQLAPDVVIISMRVQGSTGPQTARSILERHPDIPVVFWTMFDDPEYVRSALAAGARAYVLKQDPAHEVELAIDRALRGQTYLSTGLQQMQ, from the coding sequence ATGAAAGCCATTTCGCCCTCTGACCACGACGCCACACCGGTGCGCCTGTTGCTGGTCGACGTGCACGCCATATCGCGCGCGAGTTCGCGCACTCTGCTGGATGCCCTGGCCGACTTTGAGGTCGTAGGTGAAACCAGCGAGCACCAGGAAGCGCTGGAGCTGGTCGCACAACTGGCCCCGGATGTGGTGATCATCAGCATGCGCGTGCAGGGTTCCACGGGCCCACAGACCGCGCGCTCCATTCTGGAGCGTCACCCCGACATCCCGGTGGTGTTCTGGACCATGTTTGACGATCCGGAATACGTACGTTCCGCGCTCGCTGCCGGTGCCCGCGCTTATGTGCTCAAGCAGGACCCAGCGCACGAAGTGGAATTGGCCATAGACCGTGCGCTGCGTGGACAGACCTATCTGTCCACCGGTCTGCAACAAATGCAATGA
- a CDS encoding ABC transporter permease: MILLLPAAVFFTAFFLLPMARLALVGGSGTLGWSAYGALITNAGYFKALLSTLGLALVTTILTLVISTIAGVFLQRHKFRGNATLVSMLTLPLAFPGVVIGFMVILLAGRQGLIGQISQAMGADKLVFAYSMTGLLMGYVYFSIPRTILTVMAATEKLDARIEEAARSLGANSWQVVRDVIVPGLSPALISAGAICFATAMGAFGTAFTLATNINVLPMVIYTEFTMSANIAMASALSFMLGAITWLVLALARSAAGSGVAAAG; encoded by the coding sequence ATGATTCTTCTGCTTCCCGCGGCAGTGTTCTTCACTGCCTTCTTCCTCCTGCCCATGGCGCGACTGGCGCTGGTGGGCGGCAGCGGCACCCTGGGTTGGTCTGCCTATGGCGCATTGATCACCAATGCCGGCTACTTCAAGGCGCTGCTGTCCACCCTGGGCCTGGCACTGGTCACCACCATACTCACCTTGGTGATCAGCACCATTGCCGGCGTGTTCCTGCAGCGCCACAAGTTCCGTGGCAATGCCACGCTGGTTTCCATGTTGACGCTGCCACTGGCGTTTCCCGGTGTGGTGATCGGCTTCATGGTCATTCTGCTGGCCGGGCGCCAGGGGTTGATCGGCCAGATCAGCCAGGCCATGGGTGCCGACAAGCTGGTGTTTGCCTACTCCATGACCGGCTTGCTCATGGGCTATGTGTACTTCTCGATTCCGCGCACCATACTGACCGTGATGGCCGCCACCGAGAAGCTGGATGCCCGCATTGAAGAGGCCGCCCGCTCGCTGGGCGCCAATAGCTGGCAAGTCGTGCGGGATGTCATCGTGCCGGGCCTGTCTCCGGCGCTGATCTCTGCTGGTGCCATCTGCTTTGCCACCGCCATGGGCGCATTTGGCACGGCGTTCACACTGGCCACCAACATCAACGTATTGCCCATGGTGATCTATACCGAGTTCACCATGTCCGCCAACATTGCCATGGCCTCGGCACTGAGCTTCATGCTGGGCGCCATCACCTGGCTGGTGCTGGCCCTGGCGCGCTCGGCAGCCGGCTCCGGCGTTGCCGCAGCAGGTTGA